The following DNA comes from Triticum aestivum cultivar Chinese Spring chromosome 3D, IWGSC CS RefSeq v2.1, whole genome shotgun sequence.
aatatttatcttattatctctatcagatctcatttttgcaagtggccgtgaagggattgacaacccctttattgcgttggttgcaaggttcttatttgtttgtgctggtacaaggtgacttgcgtgtaacctcctactggattgataccttggttctcaaaaactgaggaaaatacttacgctactttgctgcatcaccctttcctcttcaagggaaaaccaacgcatgctcaagaggtagcaccggttctttgctttcatccgccccggcgccgagccacctcgccgcggcttttcattgctcgccggcaggccggagagggcggcgaggaccatgagatgttcctcttcctgaacgtcggcatcggcttcctcctccagcagcgtggCAAGCGCCTCCTTGTCGTCTGAGTCCATTGCCGAGGCAGGCAAATCACCGAACACCTAGCGGGCGCGGTGGGCGCGCACCCGCCGGTACACCGCCCCTGCGCGGACGGAACGCCGAAAAAATGGCCCAGATGGTGGTGGAGAGGCTGTCTCGGCGAAACCTTTGCTCTTTTTCCGAcggggaatggcctatctagctGTGGCGGGCGGTGTGCGGCGACGGGATAGCTGGGTCGCGGCCGGGTGGCGGACGAGCTCGCGAGGGGGGGAGGCGAATATGGACGATAGgcttgacttttcacctgacggtGTGGGCACTGGGCCGAAGcccccgagcccccccccccccccccagtgcggCAGGTTCCGCCTGCGATCGCCGGGCCAAAAAACAGACCAAGCCGGCGGATTTCTGCGTCCTGGAGGCGCGACTGGGACGTTTTTTCGGCGCCGGAGCGAAAAAAATCATATGAGGGGCCTGTTTggggcgcggctgaagatgctctaattCTGAAGCCAAAGTGAGCCGTTCACGACATGCAATAGCCTCTGCGCTGATGCTACTAGGAACAGACATCCATCGTTCCTACAAATCGATGCTGCTGCGCACACTTTATTACGTAAGAGTCATGTGTCTTTAATTTTTATCGCATCTACTACTCCGTCACATAATGTGCGCTTTTTTGACACTAGGCCGGAGGGAGTATGCCACTATGGTATATATTCTTTGAATCCATGAGTTGCAAACGGACTATGCCACTATGGTATATATTCTCATGAATTGCTTTCGTCCGTGCTGACCAGATAGCTACCAGGCCGACCACCATGAGTGTAAACTCCTCGTCCGATAATGCATCATGCATTGGAAACAACCAGTTTTTTGAGCTGGAAAACAACCAGTTTCAACCAGTTTTGGCCATATGATTTTGTTTCCAGCGATGCCGCGCACACTTCTCCACCGAAGGGGCCATTACTAAATGGGCTGTCAGACCATGAAAACCGCACACTCCCCCACCGAAGGGGCATTAAGGACAAACAGGGCCCAAGTTCTCAAGGTCCTAAAGGATACAAAATCAAACCTGCTTTACTGCCCAGATCAATAAGGTCTGGGAAGAACATACGACCATCGCCATACAGATAGCTCGGATATTAAAGTAATAAAACAAAGACGCTTGATTTCTGTGAAGAAAAGGTGATAGGTATTCTCAAAATAGAAACCACCCACTAAGATAGTGCCAAAAACTCACGGTTTTACTCTGAACTCAGAATGCAATGTACTACCATGTTACTCCACTTGCAAATATAGTGTCGAAAATTCATAGTTTGACTCTGAACTTGAAATTGCCACAGGCTACAGACTACAGACTTGGCATAATATGGAAATACGGGGCAACGCATTGAGATAAATAGAATTTCACCAACATGCAAAATCTATTTCTTCTTGTccgcagcaccaccaccaccagaccTACATGACAGAACAATGAGCTCATTCATATACATTATTGTTATAGGGAAAAAGAAATTACAGGAGCTATTTATGTTTCCTGATTGGTAGGACGAATGGACTTTGGTCAAGCAAAAGAAACAACTAAAGAACCACATAAAACAACAATGATTATGACCAAGGTTGCTCCATTGTCTACAGCACCATAGCACTGACATCTTCCAAGTTGATGCTGTTGTCTACAGCCTACACTACTTGCAATATAGAAAAGCCACTGGCTTGAAAAGGGGCATTTAAAAAACATTGTTGGAAGCCACCGAAGCAACTAGTGATCAACAAATTCATCATTCATGATGTAAGAGGACGAATTATCTAGAACAAAAAGGAAAATGAACTATAGGATAACATAGTAAAATAGTGTCCATAATATAAACTGCAATAATAAGACAGTGGTTACACACCTCATCTTCCTGAGGACACTTGACATCTCCTCCCTCTTCTTCTTTGCTCTCTTGTGAGTACCAAGCTTCCTCTTGGCGACCTTGAGTGCACGCTTGTCCTTTCCAACCTTAAGAAGCTCAGTGATACGCTTCTCATAGGGAGCAAATCCAGCAACCTCCCTAATCAAGTTCCGGACAAACAGCACCCTCTTGGTACCTTTCTGCAAAAATTGTCCAAGATAACAATGTAAAGAAAATACAAACTGAATAGACATGTACAAATTATTGAAAAAGCAGAGAAACATACAAATGCAAAGTTGACTTTGTTTTAGTTTCCCACAAGTTTTGTTAAAAATAGCCAACTACAATGGCCAAATAACTCAGTTTTGTTTTTGTTTGGGCATTATATGTCGTGTATAGATAGTTAATTTGCTtcaaaactactccctctgtcccataatataagatcgtttttcaaGCTAAAACAGCtagaaaaacgttcttatattatgtgaCAGAGCGAGTAGCAAGTTCTATTTTGAGTTTTAACATGACAAGCTAGTACTAATTGATtaaataatatgcaagggatgaaaatACAACATGTCTGTATCAGTAATCAAGTCAGGAAGAATAGCCAGATCAACACATGAGCAACAATAGGAAATTAAAACTAAAGCTACGAGATGTTCAAAACTGCATTTATTAACACAGAATTAGAAAGTTGGTGTCAAAAAACGCTCTTAtgttatgggacagagggagtacttgattAAGCTGGCACATTTGAGCCTGCAGGGCTAGCAACTTGGGAGTTCCAAGAATTACAGGCACCAGGCTGGCCTCAATATGTACATTCTCTTAGTCCTCAGTTTTGAGGGCTTTCATGTAATTGCAAGATACACGTCACACACTTAACCAGACAAGCTGGGACCTTCAGTAATATCAATCAAACTATGCTACAATGCTCTAACACTTAGAGCACTACCTCTTCTGGATCATAACTACAACAAAGATACACGTACACCAAGATAGTATTCAAACAAGCACAAAATACTGCAATGAATGTCAACATCTCACCAGCCTGAACACATGAATAAGCCTAAACAACAAGCAGAAGCCATCATAATATGCATGGGTAGATCAATTGCACAAGGAGACCAAATGGCAGAAAAGGAATGGGGAGAAACTAGGACAGTGGGGGTGGGAGGCTGCTTACCCCCTTCCGGTCGGACGGGCGTGGCGGCAGCTCGCGCTTGGTGACGACGTGGCCCTTGTTGATGCCCACGAAGAGCCCTGACTTGGGctgcgacggcgccatggccggtcTCCTGCTAACCTGAGAAGGGCGCAATGGAACAAGAACAAACCGGAATAATCAAACAGGAGCCCAGGTGAGGTGAAGGGCGATCTGAATCGAGGTtcgtggaggaggaggcggcgcttggTGCGCGTGCTTGCTGGCTTACCTTGAGAATGGATGCGAGTTAAAACCCTAAGCCGCCGCCTGCGTCCCAGAAGAAAACCCTAGATTGGCGGACGCCCTTTTATATATGCTCGCCTGTGCGCGAGGCGAGGTCTCCCCTCCTCCTGCCAAACACATGGGCCTGGCGAGTGGGCTTGCTAGGCCTCATTTTGGTAGCTGGGTGATGATGGCTCATGATCGGACCGAAGTCACTAAATTGTTTCTgccccctttttctttttctagaGAAAGTCTGCCTTTGTCTCAAAAAATATATAGAAGGACTGTTTCTAGTTTTTATTTTTGATCTCTCTTTGTGATAAACCATTAGAAAATTCTACTAtctctgatccatattaattgtcgctgatttagtacaacaaATTTTATATGTATTGTGCTCTATAATATTTTGAACATTGTGAAAGTTGTGCGCAAATACAGAGTCTTCATAATATGGCCTTCATATTGTTTTCATGCAAGTAGGTCCCATCTGTCATTGGTCATACGTTCTTTCTAGCCTATTTATAATAATTTAAAATAAATAATGAGCATATTTCAACAATTATTATTACAAACCATCTCTGAATACAATGAATAATCCAAATGCAACAAAATGCGATCAAACCAATTgttcaagtaaaaataaaacaagtttaaaagcAATTTAGATAGACTATCTCATACCTAGCTGCTAATGATGCTCAATGAGATCCTTCTTTCGGCTGATGATGTGAGGCCATGTCTTCAATCTTCCACTATGCCTCAACAAATGCTTGGATGTGGTTTGTGGTCCCGCGAGGCCTGGCGAGGTTGTcaatatcttcatagtccatgggGCTTGACATATCTCTCTCATCCTCTATGATCATATTTGGGTAGGGTCACAACATGTCATTATATTTGCAAGACATGCTTGTTCCAAAAACGAGCAAGCTCCCAACAATTGCAAACCTTGCTTGTaacactccaaatgccctctcgttGCCTTTCCTCCGAACTTCTTTCGCCCTGGCAAAATTCTTATGTTTCATGCTCTCAGGCTTAGAAATTGACCTCGCAAATGTTGATTGTGATGGATAGATGCCATGGGCTAGAAATTAGCCTTGGTCATATTGATGGCCATTCACCATAAATTTGCAAGGTAGAGAAGTAGCAGCAGCTAGCCATGCAAACGTATGAGATCTCTGCAAGAATTTCATGTCATTGTGAGATCCAGGTAACCCAAAGTAGCAATGAAAGATCCATATATCTTCGAAGGCAATAACTTCCAAAATTATGGTTGGATCTTTGTAACACCTAGTGAATTGACCGTGCCAAGACGCAGGGTAATTCTTCCACTTCTAGTGCATACAGTCAACACTCCCTAGCATCCTAGACCAGTCTTTTGCTTCATGCATCGCTAGGAGCATGGTTGTGTCCTCAACGTTCAAAGAGTGTCATCCATGAATTTGTAGGAGAGCATATGCAAGCATCTTAAGTGTCGCGGGCACCTTCTAGAAAGGGAAAAGCCCAGGAGACCAGCATCATTTCTTCGTTGATGGAAGAAAGGTTCGCTAGCATGCATGTCGTCGGCAATATGACGGAACAACCATTCGATCATGTGGAAGCGACGCTGGAACAAGTACATCGGGAAGGCACAACCTAACACAAAGCAGTTGAGCATGAGGCGCTCATGGACAACGACTTTTCCCATGAAATGTCACATGACCAAGCCTAGGCGCTTCCTCTTCTCTCTCGTTGATGATATCCATTCGGCAACCATCAATATCACCTCATCTTCTTTGGCGTCCATGGTTTCACTATCGGACTCGGAGCTTGAATCTAACGCCGAATCATCAAAAACATTAGCTATGTAATCGGATCCATCTATTGAATCCTATGTCATCTACAAAAATTTATGACTAGCTAAATTATGGGAAAAGGTTGGGGGAAATTACCTCGGGCAAGTCGTCGAGGTCGCGTGGCGGAAGGAGTGATGTGGTCGGATGGCGGGAAGAAGTCATTGTCCTGCAGTGAAGCGTTGGAGGTCTAAGAACAGCACAACGGAGGCAAGAGGGTGTTGGATGTGGCACAAATCGAAGAAGGCGCGGGGATGTAAGCGGTGACGGAAATGAGTGTGCGTCTTGAAATGTCTGCGGCGCCATCATTTGGGCAGACGGAGCACACGTGATATCGCCTCGTTCAACCTCCAAATATGGAGTGTAACGCCCTGACCAAACTCATTGGTTCATCCCACCGGGTCTAGGCTATTGCGCATGGGATCTAGGATACCCACACAGACCAACACTAGTCTTTCCTGCGTAGTTTGTCCTCACTCTTGCGCACCTCGGATCAACATCCCAGTCAGCCACTCATCCTCAGATTACTGCAAACTAAGCGCGCTTAACTTTGAGGTTCCTTTGACGAAGGGCTCCCGAAGAAGAATGTGCACTGTGTTAATATGAGTATTCTATCATTTTTGTTAAGCCAGGATGTCGCATATACCCCTCCTCAAAGGAACTGACGCCTTCGTTGGCCCAACATGAACGTTCCCACTTGGCACACATCTGTGCGCACTAGTGCCAACATTCACATGTTCCCCAAGTATGCATCACTATCCCACACACGCCCTATGTGACCGCGagggttggctctgataccaagtgtaaCACCCCCGCCAAACCCACCGGTTCACCCACCAAATCGAGGCCGTTGCGCCTGGGATCTAGACTGTCCTCATAGACCACACTAGTCTTTTATGTGCACTTTGTTCTCACTCGTGCGCACTAGGGATCAACTTTTCAGTCAGCCACCCATCCTCGGATTGCTCCAAGTCAAGCACACTTAACTTTGAGGTTCTCTTCGAATGGCTCCTAGAAAAGAAGGTATACCCTGTTGATATAagtagtctatcattcctattCAGCCAGGATGTCACATGGAGGCTCGCAGGTCGATACGGAGTGCCCTAAAAAAATATGGTGATGGGGGCTACACGACGACTCTGCTAGAGTTACTCTTACATGGTTCACATAATTATTTTCCTTGCACTCTGTGTGAATTCAGGCAATCTGAATGTTACATAAACATCCAAGCGACGTTTATACAACATAAGGAACATCTCTAAAGATACTAAGCTTCTTAGGATAGAGTGTTGTCCTTGCTTGTAGTTAGAAAAGCCCATGCCCCCCTGTACCAGCTTATTTTTTAGGTTTCCTTTCTTCTTAGGTCTatttagactacccacagtggagtaacataggtagtaacatcacacatatctagataaaatagatgatgtggcaagcaataaatgaaaaaagagaggcatgtggtaacatagttaGTTACTACTAGtttgagtaacatcacacatatcaaggcaagatgagtctttagcctaataaatgaagtgttgcatgttaccacacatatgttactctccactatagaggtagtaacatagagtaataACAtaggcatgttactactctatgttaccacccattgtgactagtcttaacAGTTACGTGAGTTCCACCAATCCCTGGGATATGTAAATTTGTTTTTGTGATGTGTATAGTAGTGATACGTGCCACCAAATCTTGAAATGTGCAAGTTTCATACTATCACAACATAAGCAATGCTCCTAATGCTACTCCTCTACTACCCTCTCCACCAAATTTCACGAAAATATAAATATATTAAGCCATAGAAAAGGGAAGTGGATTTGTAGCACCCGGGTGCTTCACACCCCTATACGAacattaaattcaaaaaaaataccaagaaatttgaaaaaaaaactgagATTTTGGGATATCAAACCTGGGTTCCAGATCTACTCCCGTGTAAAATTTCGTGAAAGAATACCAGAAAACGTATTCGTGGCAAAAAGACAAAGATTTCCTATGTACAGAAAAACGGTTTGGATGGATTTTTGTTCGGACAGTATTTCCTTCTCCACGGATACGTTTTCTGGTATTTTATTCATAAAATTTCACACGGGAGTAGATTGGGAACCCATATTTGATATCCTCAAATTTTAGATTCTcttgaatatttttggtattttttaagtttaattaatattcgTATAGGGATGTGGAGCACCCAGGAGTTTCTGTGTTTTTTTCATACAAAAGTGTCTAGCTTAATAAGCCTGAGTTGCAAAGAACGCTTAGTAAAGATCAACTGTTGATCAACAATATACGCACGGAAAAGTAGGCTCCATAGAGAAGAGCGGCGTGAGTTCGGTTCAAGTAGATATCAACGAAAATGGAGTCTCATAACATTTAAAAGCACATAGCCCTTTACCTACTTTTCGCCGGATAGTATTTTGCATcataaaaaatctgaaaaaattgtGCATATACATATACATGTATAGTATGTACGTATCAAGATCATATCGGTGATCCACACCTTCAATCTCGTGAAGTTTGATGCAGGTTGGTTCATAGTGGTGAAAATCGCCGGTGCATTGCAGCCAATCGTCCGGGCGAGAGGGAGGAGTCAATGCCCTAGAGCTTGGCGCGAGGTGTGTAGGTCGACACCAAGGAGGGTAGCGTCGACCTCATGTGTCTCCTTCCTGTGCATTTCCCGGGAGATTCATGTTGAGACTCTCGTGGACCATATACGAAAAGTAGGTGCGAAAAATAGAAGGGAGAAATAAAATTTATAGGGTATCATGTTTTTATTTACTATTCTTTTTTAAGTGATTTTATTTACCATTTACTATTCAGATTTCGCTTATATAATTGTGAGCCCTCCCTGCTGCTATATGTACAACGGCCTGCCAAGGGTAGGCGAGCAGGAGTCACCGGGCTTTGGTTTGGCGCTGGGAAAGACCCCTCGTGAGTCAGTTTCCTACCCCGGTCTTACACAATCGCCAAAGAAGAACAAGAGACAGACCCGAGAGACAACCATATAAAGCCTCTTGATCAATACAGAGACTGATCAATTCCCCGCGCACAGCGTGGCGTCTCGGAGGCATCGGCCGGAGATGAAATCACCATTGCGGAGGCTCCGGGGCTTCGGCCACCACTACCCCAAGGAGCGGAAGGCGCACGCCCCGCCGCCCGCCAAGCTCGACGAGCTCGCCGAAGCTGCCCAGGTCCGCCCGCTCCATCTCCTCATCCGCCCTTTTTTCCTTTGTGCGATTTTGGGGTTTGTTTCCGTGGTTCCTCGTGAAATCGGCGTCAAAATCGGATCTCGCCTGGAAATTTGTGGTCTTCCCGGGCGCCTTTTTTCAGGAAGAGTGGGCTGTTCTTATTTGTTATCATCAAACTATAGTATTTTTATTTTCTCAATGAGCCTGGAGGGATGGAGCCAATCGTCATTTGATTTTATTTCAATAGAAGGTGATCCGCATGCAAAATTGAAATATGGTCATTCCTGAGAATTTGTCATGTACTGTCCATGCATCAATCAGTCCATGAATCATGATCAACACTATGATACAAATGTTTCTCCATTAATTGAGAGATTAAGTAATCTATACGAGCCACCTTTAGGATAAAAAATGTTTGAGATTGCCTCACGTTGATGCAAGTAGGAATTTCTTTTCATAAAAATATCTTCCAGTAGGTAGTTTAGTTGTTAGGCTCTAATCCATGACAAGGACATGCAACTTCTCTGCAGTTGCCTTTAGGTATTTGTGCAGAAGCCCTTTTTGTCTGGTCAAAGTCTATGGATGGAAGCGTCGACCGGAGAAAGTTGCTACAATAAAAAATGCCAGCCTTTAGACGTAATTTTGACTCAAAATTTCAACAAAGAGTGCATTATCTTGACCGGAAGTAATGTGATAGATAAAGGTCCATAACTTAGCATCGAAGTTTCTTTCTGTCATAGCTATGGGAGCTTATATTCAACAAAAAAAACATCATGCCATTAATCTTTGAGAGATATTCCAGTTCTGATACTTTGCGGGTCGTTGATGCGGCAAGGACGCTGAATAGACATAATCTTGACTGGATAAGCTGTTTGGACTTGGGATAGTGACGTTATTTGAGCACGATTTAGATGTCGTAATCATGCTTACTGTTGCAGCTGTTCAGTGATTCTGGCTTGGGTTGAACGGCGTCATAGTGAAGTTATGATTTCTGAATTCTAGAATATATATACAACCTAATCTTAAATTATTATTGTTCTACTTCAATATGATAAGGGATAACACTGAATAACACCTTGAAATGTAACCTTGAGCAGTCAAATTATCTGATGTAGATATCTTAAATTCTGTTGTTCCTTACGAGGGATGATACTGAATAACACTTTGAAAGGTATTCTTGGAGTGGTTCAGTTATCTGGCATAGGTATCTTACATTCTGTTCTTTCACATGACGGATAGCACGGAAGAATACCTTGAAATGTAACATTCGAGTAGTTCACTTTGACACAGGTAAAAATAGACTAATGTGATGCAACCATATCTTCTGTTCACTGAATAGTGATATTATAATGGCTGAAACTGCCACGCTACTTGGTTCTCGAGACAAGGCCCCCGGAATCTGCAACAATCTGATGAACACAACCAACACAAATTATTTATAAACTGATTACAAATTTATAAGAATTATATCCCTTCATTCAAAAATCACGTGAAAGCCCCCTATTTATTGCTGGCCCACGGTTAAACAATGCTACCATTTTTAGTTTGGTGAAGAGCAGGGAACTCATCATTCTGCAATCATGCATTTTGTGATACTGAAATACATTTCGAACTTCACTGCAGGATGTGGAACAAATGAGGAAGTGTTATGACGGCTTGCTTTCAGCTGCAGCCACTACAACAAATAGCGTCTATGGTACTTACtgttctactccctctgtaaacaaatataagacgttttaggtcaCTAAGTAGTGACCTAgtcttacatttgtttacagaGTAAGTAATACTTAAGAAATTGATAGCTTGTTTGTCGATGCCACCCTTCATTAATGGGTTGAATGTATTATGCAGAGTTTTCGGAGGCTTTGAAGGAAATGGGAAGTTGCTTACTTGCAAAAAATGCACTaaatgatgaggatgatgatagtggtgAGTTGTCCACTAGGCAGATTATCGCAATATATGGTGTAAAACATACAGTAAAAACACATAAGCCTTGGGTTTTGATGCATTTATAGAAAGAAGAATTTGTACAAGCCCTAAGAAGGGCACACCCGGTAATACAACACGATGCACTAGACACTAGGCACTGCCTCACCGCAAGCACTCTCACGCTTGCCATCGCCAATTTTCCTCTGACTTAATCATGTCGAGGAGGCGATCTAAGCTGAGCTGAGCGTTGTCGAAGATGATCGTGTTGTGGTGCTTCCAGATGCACCAAACCACAAGCATGATGGCAGAGGACGCTCCCTTCCGAGCCGAGGTTTGGATGGAATGGCAAGAAAGTCCACGAAACCCACCCCCTCAGTTGGGTGGCGAGTCGTCAATCAGATCCAGGAGAGCACCTCAGGCCACACCGTGTGTCAAAAGGAGTAGCTAGAGGGGAGATGGGTCATCATCTCCTCAGACTGGTCACATAGCTCGCAACTCAGTGTGTATTGTAGGTGGCGTCGCACAACAAGGCGCTCAATGATCCAACAACGGTCCTGGTAGGGCAAGCCACATGAATAAATGGACCCTCAGAACAACCCACGGCTTCTAGATAAGCCTCCAAGAGTGAACTGACCACTCACTGGGAAAGGGTGTCGTAGCAGCTCTTGGACATGTACTGGGCGTCTGAAGTCCAATGCTATAGGAGGACGCCCGAAGAGGTAGACAACTGCATTGTCTGCACCATCCGCCAGATCTGGACGTACTGCCATAAGGCCAGGGGACGCAGGGTCCCTCCTATGTTCGAAATCCATCTCAAGTCGGTCATGGCATCTCCAAGGGCGGAGGGGGTCGGTGCACACTGGATCGGTGTAAAGGAGGACGCCCGAAGAACTGAAGGCCGAGACCCCTCCAAGGGCGGAGGGGGTCGGTGCACATTACGCACGAGTGAGGATAAAGTGTGCAGGAATAATGACCAGTATTGGTTTATGGGGTGAGTCTAGATCCCGCCAGTTGTTATTCCTGATGGGATAGGGAGTCGTATGCCGTGTAAGTTTCTAATTTCTTTAAGGCTTGATCTTTCATGTATTGATTGTGCTACATAGTTCAGGTACAACTTCGTTTTTCTGATTTTAAGATTTTCAAGTTCTGACCGTCTAAGCTAAATTAGACTGGTGTTTATTTGTGTAATTACTGCTCTCTTTAAGCATTTCGCCTTCTTTATATTAATTCAAAATGTTGCAGGCAGAGTGCTGATGATGCTTGGAAAGGCCCAGTTTGAACTAACAAAGTCCCTGGATAACTATGTAAGCCTTTTCCTATTAAAATATGTTTCTTTTTGCAGGAACATTTGACATTCATTAGATTTGTTTAATGCAGTTAGAATTTATTATCTGCTGACATGCTTCAAAATTTGCTTATCAGCGTACACATATCATTCATACAATCACTACCCCGTCGGAATCTCTTCTCAAGGAGCTACAAACCGTGGAGGTTTGGCATTTAAAGTTTCCTCTACAACCTTTCCACAATTCGATACACTAGTTTGAATATTACAAATGTTATCCACACCTCCACTAATATTTCTTAACTTCTACAAGACCGTAAATCCTCAAATTTGTTCACAGGAAACATCTGTCATATACAGAACAAACATCTAAGTTTACATCAATTTTTGACATggtatgccttttgttttcttcacATTGATGCAGGAAATGAAGCACCAATGTGACACGAAAAGGTTTTAACATAACCAACATGATCTTATTTTGCATTCATCATTGAGACTCGTCTTTTAAAGTGTTACCTTTTCATACAGGGAGGCGTACGAagtcatgagggcatcttatggacaAAAAGGACAGTCAAAGAATTCAAAAGTCGAATCATTTTCTGCAGAACAACTGCAAGATTCACTTGTTGAATACCAAGAGGATGC
Coding sequences within:
- the LOC123079702 gene encoding 60S ribosomal protein L36-3, which translates into the protein MAPSQPKSGLFVGINKGHVVTKRELPPRPSDRKGKGTKRVLFVRNLIREVAGFAPYEKRITELLKVGKDKRALKVAKRKLGTHKRAKKKREEMSSVLRKMRSGGGGAADKKK